From a region of the Actinomadura luzonensis genome:
- a CDS encoding cytochrome P450 encodes MSENQFPLVQFMRDGFDPVGELARIRAEHPVFPMEIPGDQTVYLVTRWEDVRAVLGDHERFSNDFAGVIGLGSNQEDPGGLGFRDPPEHTRLRKFLTPEFTMRRLRRMEPRIEAMVEEALDRIEAKGAESMPVDLFEEFALPIPSLVVCELLGVPYDERAGFVKISKDRFDFTAGPEASLQAINDAMTYLTELVARERRDPGDGLLGQLLREHGDELDDRTLASMADGLLTGGHDTSTSMLALGTLWLLRNPEQAAKVREVDGYVNDVVEELLRYMSVVQVAFPRFARDDLELHGVPVKKGQMVLCSLAGANRDPRALGEDVDEIRPGREGSHLAFGHGIHRCVGAPLAQMEMRIAFPALLRRFPTLRVAGEVPFRELAIVYGVKELPVAW; translated from the coding sequence ATGTCAGAAAACCAGTTCCCGCTCGTCCAGTTCATGCGTGACGGCTTCGACCCCGTGGGCGAGCTCGCGCGCATCCGGGCCGAGCATCCGGTCTTCCCGATGGAGATCCCGGGTGACCAGACCGTGTACCTCGTCACCCGCTGGGAGGACGTCCGCGCGGTCCTCGGCGACCACGAACGCTTCAGCAACGACTTCGCCGGCGTCATCGGCCTCGGCTCCAACCAGGAGGACCCGGGCGGCCTGGGCTTCCGCGACCCGCCCGAGCACACCCGGCTGCGCAAGTTCCTCACCCCCGAGTTCACCATGCGGCGGCTGCGCCGGATGGAGCCACGCATCGAGGCCATGGTCGAGGAGGCGCTCGACCGGATCGAGGCCAAGGGCGCCGAGAGCATGCCGGTGGACCTGTTCGAGGAGTTCGCGCTGCCCATCCCGTCGCTGGTGGTGTGCGAGCTGCTCGGCGTCCCGTACGACGAGCGGGCCGGCTTCGTGAAAATCAGCAAGGACCGCTTCGACTTCACCGCCGGGCCCGAGGCGTCGCTGCAGGCGATCAACGACGCGATGACGTACCTGACCGAGCTGGTGGCCAGGGAGCGGCGCGACCCGGGCGACGGCCTGCTGGGCCAGCTCCTGCGCGAGCACGGCGACGAGCTGGACGACCGCACGCTCGCCAGCATGGCCGACGGCCTGCTGACCGGCGGCCACGACACCAGCACCAGCATGCTCGCGCTCGGCACGCTGTGGCTGCTGCGCAACCCGGAGCAGGCGGCCAAGGTGCGCGAGGTCGACGGCTACGTCAACGACGTCGTCGAGGAGCTGCTGCGGTACATGAGCGTGGTGCAGGTGGCCTTTCCGCGCTTCGCCCGCGACGACCTGGAGCTGCACGGCGTACCGGTCAAGAAGGGCCAGATGGTGCTGTGCTCGCTGGCCGGCGCCAACCGCGACCCCCGGGCCCTCGGCGAGGACGTCGACGAGATCCGGCCCGGCCGCGAGGGCTCCCACCTGGCCTTCGGGCACGGCATCCACCGCTGCGTCGGCGCGCCGCTCGCCCAGATGGAGATGCGCATCGCCTTCCCCGCCCTGCTGCGCCGCTTCCCGACGCTGCGGGTCGCGGGCGAGGTGCCCTTCCGCGAGCTCGCTATTGTCTACGGCGTCAAAGAGCTACCCGTCGCCTGGTAG
- a CDS encoding HAD family hydrolase translates to MSEPVDEPVIDLTRIGAVVLGTDGAVTDTARGHAAAWKHVLDAFLRGRSAPFDIREDYLRHVDGRPRLDGIRTFLAARGLTLPEGTPDDEPGAPTVHGLGLAKDRTFLAQVDEYGVAAFPSTVVLLHELRRRGARTAAVSASRHGRKLVHAAGVSHLFDVIVDGADAAELGLPGQPDPGQLLEAARRLELPPARVAVVDAALPGVEAAGKGAFGLVIGVVRESGRAGELRAHGAAIVVADLADVEVRGRVLPWTS, encoded by the coding sequence GTGAGCGAGCCTGTTGACGAGCCCGTCATCGACCTGACGCGGATCGGCGCCGTCGTCCTCGGCACCGACGGGGCGGTCACCGACACCGCCCGGGGGCACGCGGCCGCCTGGAAACACGTCCTCGACGCCTTCCTGCGCGGCCGCTCGGCGCCGTTCGACATCCGCGAGGACTACCTGCGCCACGTGGACGGGCGGCCGCGGCTCGACGGCATCCGCACCTTCCTCGCCGCGCGCGGCCTGACGCTGCCCGAGGGCACGCCGGACGACGAGCCGGGCGCGCCCACCGTGCACGGGCTCGGGCTGGCCAAGGACCGCACGTTCCTGGCGCAGGTGGACGAGTACGGCGTGGCGGCGTTCCCGTCCACCGTCGTGCTGCTGCACGAGCTGCGGCGGCGCGGCGCGCGGACGGCGGCGGTCTCGGCCAGCCGGCACGGGCGCAAGCTGGTGCACGCGGCGGGGGTGTCGCACCTGTTCGACGTGATCGTCGACGGCGCGGACGCCGCCGAGCTGGGCCTGCCGGGGCAGCCCGACCCCGGCCAGCTCCTGGAGGCGGCGCGCCGCCTGGAGCTGCCGCCCGCCCGGGTCGCCGTCGTGGACGCGGCGCTGCCCGGCGTGGAGGCGGCGGGCAAAGGGGCGTTCGGGCTGGTCATCGGGGTCGTGCGGGAGAGCGGCCGGGCCGGGGAGCTGCGCGCCCACGGGGCCGCGATCGTGGTGGCGGACCTCGCCGACGTCGAGGTGCGCGGCCGCGTCCTACCCTGGACGTCGTGA
- a CDS encoding DUF4031 domain-containing protein yields MTVLIDPPNWPGPRGLLWSHLVSDHSLAELHDFAALLGMPPRAFDRDHYDVPETVHARAVSLGAEAVSSRELLRRLVAAGLRRRKRHAPRSPR; encoded by the coding sequence GTGACCGTTCTCATCGATCCCCCGAACTGGCCGGGGCCGCGCGGGCTCCTGTGGTCGCACCTGGTCAGCGACCACTCGCTCGCCGAGCTGCACGACTTCGCGGCGCTGCTGGGCATGCCGCCGAGGGCCTTCGACCGGGACCACTACGACGTTCCCGAGACGGTGCACGCGCGCGCGGTGTCGCTGGGGGCGGAGGCGGTCAGCTCGCGGGAGCTGCTGCGGCGGCTGGTCGCGGCGGGGCTGCGGCGGCGCAAACGGCACGCGCCGCGGTCACCCCGGTGA
- a CDS encoding alpha-hydroxy acid oxidase codes for MLPPRPRLSRAGRVAAAADVGDLRRLARGRAPRMVFDYVDGAAEGERSMARAAEAFRRVEFRPRVLRDVAEAPTAVEILGRRISMPVVLGPTGFTRMMHRAGERAVARAAERAGVPYTLSTMGTTPAPAVTAAAPGGWNWFQLYVVRDRARSLDMLALAREAGMDVLVVTVDVPVAGARLRDVRHGLTVPPSLRWRSALQALGRPAWWFDFLTSEPLRFATVDGAPGDLAGITNLMFDPSVTMRDLEWIRSAWQGPLLVKGVQRVDDAKDLAAVGVDGLVVSNHGGRQLDRSPTPLELLPEVVDAVGDRTEVFLDGGVRSGADVAAAVALGARACFVGRAYLYGLMAGGEGGVTRVLELLRAELVRTLQLLGAGGVGNLDRDLVRLRPAGG; via the coding sequence GTGCTGCCCCCGCGCCCGCGCCTGTCCCGCGCCGGCCGGGTGGCGGCCGCGGCGGACGTCGGCGATCTGCGCAGGCTGGCCCGCGGGCGGGCGCCGCGCATGGTGTTCGACTACGTGGACGGCGCGGCCGAGGGCGAGCGGTCGATGGCGCGGGCGGCGGAGGCGTTCCGGCGGGTGGAGTTCCGGCCGCGGGTGCTGCGTGACGTGGCCGAGGCCCCGACGGCGGTGGAGATCCTGGGCCGGCGCATCTCGATGCCGGTCGTGCTGGGCCCGACCGGGTTCACCAGGATGATGCACCGGGCGGGCGAGCGGGCCGTGGCGCGTGCGGCGGAGCGGGCGGGCGTCCCGTACACGCTGTCCACGATGGGCACCACCCCGGCCCCCGCCGTGACGGCGGCGGCGCCCGGCGGGTGGAACTGGTTCCAGCTGTACGTGGTGCGCGACCGCGCCCGCAGCCTGGACATGCTCGCCCTGGCCCGCGAGGCGGGCATGGACGTGCTGGTCGTCACCGTGGACGTCCCGGTCGCCGGGGCGCGGCTGCGCGACGTCCGGCACGGGCTGACGGTCCCGCCGTCCCTGCGCTGGCGCAGCGCGCTGCAGGCGCTCGGGCGTCCGGCGTGGTGGTTCGACTTCCTGACGAGCGAGCCGCTGCGCTTCGCGACGGTGGACGGCGCGCCGGGCGACCTGGCGGGCATCACGAACCTGATGTTCGACCCGTCCGTGACGATGCGGGACCTGGAGTGGATCCGGTCGGCGTGGCAGGGCCCGCTGCTGGTCAAGGGCGTGCAGCGGGTGGACGACGCGAAGGACCTGGCGGCCGTCGGCGTGGACGGCCTGGTGGTGTCGAACCACGGCGGCCGGCAGCTCGACCGCTCCCCCACCCCGCTGGAGCTGCTGCCCGAGGTGGTGGACGCGGTCGGCGACCGCACGGAGGTGTTCTTGGACGGCGGCGTGCGCAGCGGCGCGGACGTGGCGGCGGCGGTGGCCCTGGGCGCGCGGGCGTGCTTCGTCGGCCGGGCCTACCTGTACGGGCTGATGGCGGGCGGCGAGGGGGGTGTCACGCGGGTGCTGGAGCTGCTGCGCGCCGAGCTGGTGCGCACCCTGCAGCTGCTGGGCGCGGGCGGCGTCGGGAACCTGGACCGCGACCTGGTGCGCCTCCGCCCGGCCGGCGGGTGA